The following proteins are co-located in the Leucoraja erinacea ecotype New England chromosome 4, Leri_hhj_1, whole genome shotgun sequence genome:
- the c4h7orf25 gene encoding UPF0415 protein C7orf25 homolog codes for MSLQKILSERIVEARELLERAEALSHSRAGGVQGGPKLCGKLKAELKFLRKVEMGKVSVKESHLQSTNLTHLKAVIESAESLEDVVSLLHVFNYQEPSGEKQSLVVDVVANGGLTWVKAIGRKAEALHSIWVGRGQYGDKSIVEQAEDYLEASKQQLVQYSNPHVVFAFYNGISSPMAERLNEMGLSVRGDIVAVNSMIDFMEEDDNSSDSSEDLEEPLQVTKVDRSTIVASVAFPTEVKVDLCNRVNLDITTLITFVSAVSHGGCYFIFKEKVLTEQASQERAESVLPKLQAFMKDKELFACESAVKDFHAILETLGGPGEKARAQKLLQRIIVVPDRPSDRASKLNVSAKINSRSITIFGTGDALKAITMTANSGFVRAADNQGVKFSVFIHQPRALTESKESTASTLCTVHENLG; via the coding sequence ATGTCCCTGCAGAAGATTCTATCGGAGAGGATCGTGGAAGCTCGGGAACTGCTGGAAAGGGCAGAGGCATTATCCCATTCCCGTGCTGGTGGGGTGCAAGGAGGGCCCAAGCTCTGCGGCAAGCTGAAGGCTGAGCTAAAGTTCTTGCGCAAAGTGGAAATGGGTAAAGTTTCGGTGAAGGAATCACACCTACAGAGCACAAACCTCACCCATCTCAAGGCAGTCATTGAATCAGCCGAAAGCCTGGAGGATGTGGTCAGCCTTTTGCACGTATTTAACTATCAGGAGCCTTCTGGCGAAAAGCAGTCCCTGGTTGTGGATGTCGTCGCAAATGGCGGACTTACCTGGGTCAAGGCTATCGGCCGGAAAGCTGAGGCATTGCATAGTATTTGGGTGGGGAGGGGCCAGTACGGTGACAAAAGTATTGTCGAACAAGCAGAGGATTATTTGGAAGCCAGCAAGCAGCAGCTGGTGCAGTATAGTAATCCACATGTTGTGTTTGCATTTTATAATGGCATTTCTAGCCCCATGGCAGAGAGACTGAATGAAATGGGGCTGTCTGTACGAGGAGATATAGTTGCAGTGAATTCAATGATTGATTTCATGGAGGAGGATGATAACTCAAGTGATTCGTCAGAAGATCTGGAGGAGCCTTTGCAAGTGACCAAAGTAGACCGGTCTACAATCGTTGCCAGTGTTGCCTTTCCCACCGAAGTTAAAGTGGATTTGTGCAATCGTGTAAATTTAGATATAACCACCCTGATTACCTTTGTTTCAGCAGTAAGTCACGGAGGCTGTTACTTCATCTTTAAGGAGAAAGTGTTGACTGAACAAGCTTCTCAGGAAAGGGCGGAGAGCGTCCTGCCCAAATTGCAAGCCTTTATGAAGGACAAAGAACTATTTGCCTGCGAGTCGGCGGTGAAAGATTTTCACGCAATTTTGGAAACGTTAGGTGGCCCCGGAGAAAAGGCTCGGGCACAGAAACTACTGCAGCGAATCATAGTTGTCCCGGATCGCCCTTCTGATCGGGCCTCCAAATTGAACGTCAGTGCAAAAATCAACAGTCGCTCGATTACAATTTTTGGAACTGGAGATGCTTTAAAGGCAATCACAATGACGGCAAACAGCGGGTTTGTTCGAGCAGCAGACAATCAGGGCGTGAAATTCAGTGTATTTATTCACCAGCCTAGAGCCTTAACAGAGAGCAAGGAATCGACAGCAAGTACTTTATGTACTGTTCATGAGAATCTTGGATGA